From a region of the Triticum aestivum cultivar Chinese Spring chromosome 7D, IWGSC CS RefSeq v2.1, whole genome shotgun sequence genome:
- the LOC123168496 gene encoding ankyrin repeat and SAM domain-containing protein 6 isoform X1, which produces MYADRVSGRKRSVRDRLGSGGGGGGSRPRSDSAKRFRQVDGTWRRELYKDSVGTQSSSVPASRNLQAIQKSHMRQSTVDVKKSSVPDLREKLSGGQRPQLSSTVQIPKPVAEIPKSAKPVQKKQTPAAAAVAVAARPVTEQVNAPAAPKQSQEKADASLDRLLKSLDLEKYSINFQAEEVDMKALVHMNEEDMKSLGIPMGPRKKILSALASKRKKSSRSLPPTS; this is translated from the exons ATGTACGCCGACAGGGTCTCCGGACGGAAGCGCTCCGTCAGGGACCGCCTCGgctcgggaggcggcggtggaggctctCGCCCGCGGTCTGACTCAGCGAAAAG GTTTCGCCAAGTTGATGGGACTTGGAGGCGTGAGCTCTACAAGGATTCTGTAGGAACCCAAAGTTCAT CTGTACCTGCTTCCAGAAATCTTCAAGCAATCCAAAAATCACATATGAGGCAAAGCACTGTGGATGTAAAGAAATCATCAGTTCCAGATCTTCGCGAAAAGTTATCTGGAGGCCAGCGCCCTCAACTCAGTAGTACAGTTCAGATCCCAAAACCTGTAGCTGAGATTCCTAAGAGTGCTAAACCTGTTCAAAAGAAACagacccctgctgctgctgctgttgctgttgctgcccGTCCTGTCACTGAACAAGTAAATGCACCAGCTGCGCCAAAGCAATCCCAGGAAAAG GCTGATGCCTCACTTGACAGATTGCTGAAGTCTCTTGATCTGGAGAAGTATTCTATAAATTTCCAAGCTGAAGAG GTTGATATGAAAGCATTGGTTCACATGAATGAGGAAGACATGAAGTCACTAGGAATTCCAATG GGCCCTCGGAAGAAGATATTATCAGCACTGGCTTCGAAGAGAAAGAAGTCCTCAAGATCATTACCGCCTACCAGCTGA
- the LOC123168496 gene encoding ankyrin repeat and SAM domain-containing protein 6 isoform X2, with product MYADRVSGRKRSVRDRLGSGGGGGGSRPRSDSAKRFRQVDGTWRRELYKDSVGTQSSSVPASRNLQAIQKSHMRQSTVDVKKSSVPDLREKLSGGQRPQLSSTVQIPKPVAEIPKSAKPVQKKQTPAAAAVAVAARPVTEQVNAPAAPKQSQEKADASLDRLLKSLDLEKYSINFQAEEVDMKALVHMNEEDMKSLGIPMVYADLSWM from the exons ATGTACGCCGACAGGGTCTCCGGACGGAAGCGCTCCGTCAGGGACCGCCTCGgctcgggaggcggcggtggaggctctCGCCCGCGGTCTGACTCAGCGAAAAG GTTTCGCCAAGTTGATGGGACTTGGAGGCGTGAGCTCTACAAGGATTCTGTAGGAACCCAAAGTTCAT CTGTACCTGCTTCCAGAAATCTTCAAGCAATCCAAAAATCACATATGAGGCAAAGCACTGTGGATGTAAAGAAATCATCAGTTCCAGATCTTCGCGAAAAGTTATCTGGAGGCCAGCGCCCTCAACTCAGTAGTACAGTTCAGATCCCAAAACCTGTAGCTGAGATTCCTAAGAGTGCTAAACCTGTTCAAAAGAAACagacccctgctgctgctgctgttgctgttgctgcccGTCCTGTCACTGAACAAGTAAATGCACCAGCTGCGCCAAAGCAATCCCAGGAAAAG GCTGATGCCTCACTTGACAGATTGCTGAAGTCTCTTGATCTGGAGAAGTATTCTATAAATTTCCAAGCTGAAGAG GTTGATATGAAAGCATTGGTTCACATGAATGAGGAAGACATGAAGTCACTAGGAATTCCAATG GTATATGCTGATCTATCCTGGATGTAG